A single region of the Biomphalaria glabrata chromosome 15, xgBioGlab47.1, whole genome shotgun sequence genome encodes:
- the LOC106071548 gene encoding uncharacterized protein LOC106071548 has translation MEKIIWIRVFTPCQKCCTKFLYKYRVSCDQCKKAHYCSSICWFEDLDSHKNHCLQASQALDQDSFQKSIDLDGKPNTPEKTCFCCERSCGDELSCWNCRNVFYCSSVCKQKDNAIHSTYCGKTVSFTYINHIIFNGETFRYLEKKGLTSESRTTPVLLSIVHEMSRASVNYIRPWVIVQIVSPYPQNWQYAILVKDYTGEETHIIFHDDKRTHAAITGCPNLDRHALSMAPLSSCLKPGNFIILMDAWWHIFLDRTTGIRIDNLELVHFVWRD, from the exons ATGGAGAAGATAATTTGGATCAGAGTATTTACACCATGTCAAAAGTGCTGTACAAAATTTCTCTACAAATATAGAGTTAGCTGTGATCAATGTAAAAAAGCCCA CTATTGCAGCTCTATATGTTGGTTTGAAGATCTAGATTCACACAAGAATCATTGCTTACAAGCATCCCAAGCCTTAGATCAAG ACTCCTTCCAGAAATCAATTGACCTCGATGGCAAACCAAACACTCCAGAGAAGACTTGCTTTTGTTGTGAACGGAGTTGTGGTGATGAGTTATCTTGTTGGAACTgcagaaatgttttttattgcAGTTCAGTTTGCAAGCAGAAAGACAATGCAATACATTCAACTTATTGTG GTAAGACTGTTTCTTTTACCTACATCAATCATATTATTTTCAATGGTGAAACTTTTCGGTATCTTGAAAAGAAAGGACTAACATCTGAAAGCAGGACGACTCCAGTTCTGCTTAGCATTGTCCATGAAATGTCTC GTGCCAGTGTAAATTACATAAGACCTTGGGTAATTGTACAGATAGTAAGTCCATACCCACAGAATTGGCAGTATGCTATTTTGGTgaag GACTATACTGGAGAGGAAACTCACATCATTTTTCATGATGATAAAAGGACTCATGCTGCAATCACTGGCTGTCCGAATCTGGATAGACATGCTCTTAGCATGGCACCTTtgtcttcctgcttgaagcctggCAACTTCATCATCTTAATGGATGCTTGGTGGCACATTTTTCTAGACCGCACCACTGGCATTCGAATAGACAATCTGGAACTGGTTCATTTTGTTTGGAGGGATTAG